Proteins encoded by one window of Nitrincola iocasae:
- a CDS encoding TorD/DmsD family molecular chaperone: METINPQEDVLQKQLSEEDALRADIYALLASLCRRHPSEELLEFLASLELDRSAANSMSQAWEFLRMAAARSKHQSLEDEYLNLFIGISQGELTPFASWYLTGSLMEAPLIELRNDLQLLGYERDEDVKEPEDHIAVQLEMMSLLIQQGDSQERQAVFFQRHLNAWAGQLFADMAEAPSAVFYHAVAMLGQAFIKTESVHLHKIPDAVQSVHLRG; the protein is encoded by the coding sequence ATGGAAACGATCAATCCACAGGAGGACGTGCTGCAAAAACAGCTGAGTGAAGAAGATGCCTTGCGTGCTGATATTTATGCCTTGTTGGCTTCTTTATGCCGCCGTCATCCCTCTGAAGAGTTGTTGGAGTTTCTGGCATCACTGGAACTGGATCGCAGCGCAGCCAACTCCATGTCGCAGGCTTGGGAGTTTCTGCGTATGGCTGCCGCCCGGTCAAAGCATCAATCGCTGGAAGATGAGTACCTGAACCTGTTTATCGGTATCTCACAAGGCGAATTGACGCCGTTTGCATCCTGGTATTTAACCGGTTCTTTGATGGAAGCGCCCTTGATCGAATTGCGTAATGACCTGCAACTGCTCGGTTATGAGCGTGATGAGGATGTAAAAGAACCTGAAGACCATATTGCGGTGCAACTGGAGATGATGAGCCTGTTGATTCAACAGGGCGACAGCCAGGAGCGCCAGGCGGTGTTTTTTCAACGCCACTTGAATGCCTGGGCAGGTCAGTTGTTTGCTGATATGGCCGAGGCACCCAGTGCCGTGTTTTATCATGCCGTAGCGATGCTGGGGCAAGCCTTTATAAAAACAGAAAGCGTGCATTTACACAAAATTCCGGATGCCGTTCAAAGTGTGCATCTGCGAGGATGA
- a CDS encoding helix-turn-helix transcriptional regulator: MSDPSPSPYMTVKDAAAYLHLNEKKVYQLASDGHLPATKVTGKWLFPRKLIDQWLLESSHHGVLSDRLLFAGSDDPLLKAALLRIMQQQQYQALYSYMPTGTQAGLSLLAQGLVDCCAVHWGRAEESQIRHPALIRQYTGSRHWVLVHLFKRRQGLMLRKDDSDTLLSEPTEMLRKRWVIRQEGAGSQRFLKDWLQQQNLSFEKIHASIRALTETEVASAIARNLADIGPGTEAAAIECGLTFVPVYQEAFELVIPRQVFFRTLLQQVFDWLQSPEGRQTATKLEGYDLSQCGKLIWNGEVRDS; encoded by the coding sequence ATGAGTGATCCATCTCCATCCCCCTATATGACTGTCAAGGATGCGGCTGCCTACCTGCACCTGAACGAAAAAAAAGTTTACCAACTCGCCAGTGATGGCCATCTGCCTGCCACCAAGGTCACCGGAAAATGGCTGTTTCCACGAAAGCTCATCGACCAATGGCTACTGGAATCCAGTCATCATGGCGTACTCAGTGACCGACTGCTGTTTGCCGGCAGTGATGATCCACTGCTGAAAGCCGCACTACTGAGAATCATGCAGCAACAACAGTATCAGGCACTCTACAGCTATATGCCCACTGGCACCCAGGCGGGCTTGTCATTATTGGCTCAAGGTTTAGTTGATTGCTGTGCCGTGCACTGGGGGCGGGCCGAAGAGAGCCAAATAAGACACCCGGCCTTGATTCGTCAGTATACTGGTTCCCGGCATTGGGTGTTGGTACATCTGTTCAAGCGTCGTCAGGGACTGATGCTGCGCAAGGATGATTCCGACACCCTACTCAGCGAGCCCACTGAAATGTTACGCAAGCGCTGGGTAATCCGCCAGGAAGGCGCCGGCTCCCAGCGCTTTCTGAAAGATTGGCTGCAACAGCAGAACCTGTCTTTTGAAAAAATACACGCCAGCATAAGAGCGCTCACCGAAACTGAAGTTGCCTCAGCGATTGCCCGGAATCTGGCGGATATAGGCCCTGGCACAGAAGCGGCCGCCATCGAATGCGGCCTGACCTTTGTGCCAGTGTATCAGGAAGCCTTTGAACTGGTCATACCCAGACAGGTGTTCTTCAGGACGTTATTACAGCAAGTGTTTGACTGGCTGCAAAGCCCTGAGGGTCGTCAGACTGCGACAAAGCTGGAAGGCTACGATCTTAGCCAATGCGGAAAACTAATTTGGAACGGTGAGGTCAGAGACTCGTAA
- the fdhD gene encoding formate dehydrogenase accessory sulfurtransferase FdhD: MTNHSGLVMTQARAPLTRLSQVMDEQGNWREQALACERPLTLYLNKREIVTLMTLGEDPEALVLGYLRNQGLVERLDDVLAVQVDWEVEAAAVVTSHTPDDIEATLAKRTVTTGCGQGTVFGNQMERLKGLQLRQWTLKQSQIYHLLDSLNQHNATYKNAGAVHGCAICSAEGEVLSFCEDIGRHNAVDTLAGRLWLEGINSDDKIFYTTGRLTSEMVMKTAQMGISALLSRSGATEMGLQIANELGILMLARAKGRHFLVFSGQTRLELDNKPAPLARSNKRRSQDE; the protein is encoded by the coding sequence ATGACTAACCATTCCGGTTTAGTAATGACACAGGCACGTGCCCCGCTGACGCGCCTCTCACAGGTCATGGATGAACAGGGTAACTGGCGGGAACAGGCGCTGGCCTGCGAAAGACCCCTCACGCTGTATCTGAACAAGCGTGAGATAGTCACGCTCATGACACTAGGCGAAGACCCTGAAGCCTTGGTGCTAGGCTATTTACGCAATCAGGGTCTGGTCGAACGACTTGATGATGTGCTTGCTGTTCAAGTGGACTGGGAGGTTGAAGCCGCCGCTGTCGTTACCTCCCATACCCCTGATGATATAGAAGCCACGTTAGCTAAACGAACCGTTACCACCGGCTGTGGACAGGGTACGGTGTTCGGCAACCAGATGGAGCGCTTAAAAGGCTTACAGTTGCGCCAATGGACACTGAAACAATCGCAGATTTACCACTTACTCGACAGTCTGAATCAACATAACGCTACCTACAAAAATGCCGGTGCAGTACATGGCTGCGCTATTTGCTCTGCAGAGGGCGAGGTACTGAGCTTCTGTGAAGACATAGGACGGCATAATGCGGTGGATACCCTGGCAGGTCGCCTGTGGCTGGAGGGTATTAATAGTGACGATAAAATTTTCTATACCACCGGTCGCCTGACCTCTGAAATGGTGATGAAAACCGCGCAAATGGGCATCAGTGCACTCTTATCTCGCTCGGGTGCCACCGAAATGGGACTGCAGATTGCCAATGAACTGGGCATACTTATGCTGGCTCGCGCCAAAGGCCGACACTTCCTGGTATTCAGCGGTCAGACACGCCTGGAACTGGATAATAAGCCTGCTCCCCTGGCTCGATCAAATAAACGGAGGTCTCAGGATGAGTGA
- a CDS encoding 4Fe-4S dicluster domain-containing protein, with amino-acid sequence MKPNSLITHQAFTATPELNARARQQALNAMPPLMAMQDGVISYTSRGHLLILGPEDLIRLVAAQVQGVSSKTLLAMGQVSNQDDAHLERAMQAVPELTPLYLPFVSLNGWLGAFQLRLGAPDGQEINPAEATAGQPHYDLVLDLNADPVITSELSPPGYFAIGPDASRLADALEEIAGMVGEFEKPQYVQVNHDICAHADRGNMGCTRCLDVCPADAISSHNNTLSHDFQISVDTYLCHGAGSCTTVCPTGALSFAAPKPATQLDRLRNCLDSYFQAGGERPALLIHAEHFSPDMDQLPAQVIPVALEEVGALGADTWLALLAYGVTYNAILVDDETPATLKKLLQDEISLTGHLLQAIGHPQSRISIVSANAMPDALSTLNTSLQAWEGLPKGMVFPYEGKRQTINVALDRLMEQGDTNETPVSLPNGSPYGQVLVDDSACTLCMSCVSVCPTSALKSASDVAPVLAFLEGDCVQCGLCEASCPERAISLEARFAPAAGTRGEMRTLKQEEPFHCIRCAKPFATKSTIEKITKKLEAYPYFQGEAAKRLQMCDDCRVRDSYRELAADPAAQLRL; translated from the coding sequence ATGAAACCCAATAGTTTAATTACGCATCAGGCCTTTACGGCCACACCTGAGTTAAATGCGCGTGCCCGACAGCAGGCACTGAATGCCATGCCTCCGCTGATGGCGATGCAGGATGGCGTGATCAGTTATACCAGCCGAGGGCATTTGCTGATACTGGGTCCTGAAGACCTGATTCGCCTTGTGGCGGCTCAGGTACAGGGTGTCAGCAGCAAAACCCTGCTGGCGATGGGGCAGGTCTCAAACCAGGATGATGCGCATCTGGAACGGGCTATGCAGGCGGTCCCTGAGCTGACTCCCTTGTACTTGCCTTTTGTTTCACTGAATGGCTGGCTGGGGGCTTTTCAACTGCGTCTTGGCGCACCGGATGGACAGGAGATCAACCCGGCAGAAGCCACCGCTGGTCAACCCCATTATGATCTGGTTCTGGATCTGAATGCTGACCCAGTGATCACATCTGAACTATCCCCACCAGGCTACTTTGCGATTGGGCCAGATGCGAGCCGTCTGGCTGATGCATTAGAAGAAATTGCTGGTATGGTCGGTGAGTTTGAAAAGCCGCAGTATGTGCAGGTGAACCATGATATTTGTGCCCATGCAGATCGTGGCAATATGGGCTGCACCCGTTGTCTGGATGTCTGTCCGGCTGATGCCATCAGCAGCCATAACAACACCCTGAGTCATGACTTTCAAATCAGTGTCGATACCTATTTATGTCACGGTGCCGGCAGCTGTACTACCGTGTGTCCAACTGGTGCTTTGAGTTTTGCTGCACCTAAGCCCGCTACGCAACTGGATCGTTTGCGTAACTGTCTGGACAGCTATTTTCAAGCCGGTGGCGAAAGGCCGGCTTTGTTGATCCATGCTGAGCACTTCAGTCCTGACATGGATCAATTACCAGCCCAGGTTATTCCTGTGGCATTGGAAGAGGTGGGCGCATTGGGGGCTGACACCTGGCTGGCATTGCTGGCCTATGGTGTGACCTATAACGCTATTCTGGTAGATGATGAAACCCCGGCAACACTGAAAAAACTACTGCAGGATGAAATCAGCTTAACCGGTCATTTGTTACAGGCGATCGGTCATCCACAATCGCGTATATCCATCGTGTCAGCGAATGCCATGCCGGATGCACTCAGCACCTTGAATACAAGTCTGCAAGCCTGGGAAGGCTTGCCCAAGGGAATGGTGTTTCCCTATGAGGGCAAGCGTCAGACGATTAATGTCGCGCTAGATCGTTTGATGGAGCAGGGCGACACAAACGAGACGCCAGTCTCTCTACCCAATGGCAGCCCTTATGGCCAGGTCTTGGTGGACGACTCAGCCTGTACCCTGTGCATGAGCTGTGTGTCGGTATGCCCGACCTCTGCACTCAAAAGTGCCAGTGACGTAGCACCGGTGCTGGCGTTTCTGGAAGGTGATTGTGTGCAGTGTGGTTTGTGTGAAGCCAGTTGTCCCGAGCGGGCGATCAGTCTGGAAGCCCGCTTCGCACCGGCGGCGGGTACCCGCGGTGAAATGCGTACCCTCAAGCAGGAAGAACCTTTTCACTGTATCCGCTGCGCCAAGCCTTTTGCGACTAAAAGTACCATCGAAAAAATCACTAAAAAGCTTGAAGCGTATCCCTATTTTCAGGGTGAAGCCGCCAAGCGTCTGCAGATGTGCGATGACTGTCGTGTCAGGGACAGCTACCGCGAGCTGGCCGCCGATCCTGCTGCGCAACTGAGACTGTAA
- a CDS encoding DUF3305 domain-containing protein, giving the protein MQPDHGPTSDKWPLWVLLDRQETQSRGWPSVSWKISQISAVKPEDPEAVPLCLQLHRDERIAYRFNLSAQAPTLFVICEEMDAGKLVPRKLSVAQDLAADHLDAGQPVLSIPMPQPVYVWLEQFMAQHGELEDPKAGKRRLRAQASGEMSGGTA; this is encoded by the coding sequence ATGCAGCCTGATCATGGTCCGACATCAGATAAGTGGCCCTTATGGGTATTGCTCGACCGACAGGAAACCCAGTCGCGCGGCTGGCCATCGGTATCCTGGAAAATTTCTCAGATCAGTGCCGTGAAACCTGAAGACCCTGAGGCCGTGCCCTTGTGCTTACAGCTGCATCGTGATGAACGCATCGCCTATCGCTTTAACTTGAGTGCCCAGGCACCCACGTTGTTTGTGATCTGCGAAGAGATGGACGCGGGTAAACTGGTACCACGTAAGCTGTCAGTGGCACAGGATCTGGCAGCGGACCATCTGGATGCCGGGCAACCGGTGCTGAGCATTCCCATGCCGCAGCCTGTTTATGTCTGGTTGGAGCAGTTTATGGCACAGCACGGTGAGCTGGAAGATCCCAAGGCGGGCAAGCGACGTTTGCGTGCCCAGGCATCCGGTGAGATGAGTGGAGGTACGGCATGA
- the pdxB gene encoding 4-phosphoerythronate dehydrogenase PdxB has product MKPAPLKIVADENIPALETLFAPLGELHTRPGRAICRDDLLDADILLVRSITPVNRALLEGTSVRFVGTATIGTDHIDLTALAELGIGFSSAPGCNADAVVEYVLSVLLHLAEEQAFDLWGRSVGIVGVGNVGSRLAARLQALGIRTLLCDPPRQRVMPAAQAAHFCSLEQLLNEADIVSLHTPLTRSGEDATWHLLQGKTLAMLQPDTILINAGRGPVIDNRALLELALQRDDLTLVLDVWEDEPAVDPALAARVRIATPHIAGYSLEGKLRGTWMLYQAWCAFCGTPVQQSFAQLLPLAEVTEMQLTEKAGLLSPVRMLYDPFRDDRALRASLAAPQQQQKAAFDQLRKQYPVRREFSALTLRLPTDQQPIFNALGFPVADAKK; this is encoded by the coding sequence TTGAAGCCAGCCCCGTTAAAAATTGTTGCGGATGAGAACATTCCGGCACTAGAAACACTGTTCGCGCCTCTAGGCGAACTGCATACTCGCCCTGGTCGGGCAATCTGCCGTGACGATCTGCTGGATGCCGATATTCTACTGGTTCGTTCGATCACGCCGGTTAATCGGGCTCTGTTGGAAGGCACTTCGGTGCGTTTTGTGGGGACAGCAACCATTGGTACTGATCATATCGATCTTACGGCACTGGCCGAGCTGGGTATCGGCTTCAGTAGTGCGCCGGGCTGTAATGCCGATGCGGTTGTGGAATATGTGCTCAGTGTACTGCTGCATCTGGCTGAGGAGCAGGCCTTTGATTTATGGGGTCGATCGGTTGGTATAGTGGGTGTCGGTAATGTCGGCTCACGACTGGCTGCCAGACTTCAGGCGCTGGGTATTCGTACCTTGTTATGCGATCCACCTCGGCAGCGCGTCATGCCAGCCGCACAAGCGGCACACTTTTGTTCGCTGGAACAGTTGTTGAATGAGGCGGATATCGTCAGCTTGCACACGCCTTTGACCCGTTCGGGTGAGGATGCCACCTGGCACCTGCTGCAGGGTAAGACGCTGGCAATGCTGCAGCCTGACACTATCCTGATCAATGCCGGACGCGGCCCAGTTATTGATAATCGGGCGTTGCTTGAACTGGCGCTGCAGCGCGATGATCTGACGCTGGTGCTGGATGTCTGGGAAGATGAGCCCGCCGTTGATCCGGCGTTGGCGGCGCGCGTCAGGATTGCTACGCCACATATTGCCGGTTATTCGCTGGAAGGTAAGTTACGCGGAACCTGGATGCTCTACCAAGCCTGGTGTGCATTTTGTGGCACTCCTGTACAACAGTCTTTTGCGCAACTGCTACCACTTGCCGAGGTGACTGAAATGCAGCTGACTGAAAAGGCAGGCCTATTGTCACCGGTACGAATGCTGTACGATCCTTTTCGTGATGATCGTGCACTGCGTGCCAGTTTGGCGGCGCCCCAACAACAGCAAAAAGCTGCTTTTGACCAGCTGCGCAAGCAGTATCCGGTCCGGCGAGAGTTCAGTGCCTTAACCCTGCGATTACCTACTGATCAGCAGCCAATTTTCAACGCGCTGGGCTTTCCGGTCGCGGATGCTAAAAAGTGA
- a CDS encoding DUF3306 domain-containing protein has product MSEGFFNRWSRIKQSGEVALPDVEPHAGEANSAESDVSLVQNTELTEQENVTDQAVAETESLTDEDMPDIDTIDSRSDMSAFFSTGVSTELKRQALRKYFHQPEFNFRDPLDEYNLDYSQPKKLVAVVGEKVRGWAEQQLEDAMQQARDSLVDANADTQASTTDELLEAVGADRPEKTTQEETK; this is encoded by the coding sequence ATGAGCGAAGGGTTTTTTAATCGCTGGTCGAGAATCAAACAGTCTGGTGAGGTGGCTTTGCCTGATGTTGAGCCGCATGCTGGTGAAGCGAACAGTGCTGAGTCAGACGTCAGCCTTGTTCAGAATACTGAGCTGACGGAGCAGGAAAATGTTACTGATCAAGCGGTGGCTGAAACCGAGTCCCTCACAGATGAGGATATGCCGGATATTGACACGATTGATTCCCGCAGTGATATGTCGGCTTTCTTCTCAACAGGTGTCTCAACTGAGTTGAAACGTCAGGCGTTGCGCAAGTACTTCCACCAGCCTGAGTTTAACTTCCGAGATCCTTTGGATGAATACAATCTGGATTACTCTCAACCGAAAAAACTGGTTGCTGTCGTCGGTGAAAAGGTACGCGGTTGGGCAGAGCAGCAACTCGAAGATGCAATGCAGCAAGCACGTGATAGCCTGGTGGACGCGAATGCCGATACACAGGCATCAACTACAGATGAGTTGCTTGAGGCGGTTGGCGCAGATCGCCCCGAAAAAACTACCCAGGAAGAGACAAAATGA
- a CDS encoding formate dehydrogenase, giving the protein MHNNKPVNQPVSNGRRQFLRGVAVASAAGIAASAGSAIADTEAPEIQTSDANQQGYHETDHIRSYYASCR; this is encoded by the coding sequence ATGCATAACAATAAACCTGTTAATCAACCAGTCAGTAATGGACGCCGACAGTTCCTGCGTGGTGTGGCTGTTGCATCAGCTGCGGGTATAGCCGCTTCAGCAGGCAGTGCGATAGCGGATACAGAAGCCCCTGAAATTCAGACGTCTGACGCGAATCAGCAGGGTTACCATGAAACGGATCACATCCGTTCTTATTACGCCAGTTGTCGCTGA
- a CDS encoding flagellar brake protein, with product MSQVSLKSQSGELATRRALPVVSLAQLRPRPGEPVRLETRLPKGRYSVRLVGIHDQSAVIVTAPKSRKPLLTEGVSLNVKLLCGNTLISFSTRLLKARSEPFPHWILAYPTALDTVPFRQHTRVPVHLNLLLDKGDADPHAAQTALCVDISLSGASVESPMALAAVGDSVFLTARVSVAGIDHVILAPARVRSVMQTESGSLKVYRHGMLFDEMEEETRLVLAGYVYQQWLYECGELHDTESFTLP from the coding sequence ATGTCTCAAGTCAGTCTGAAATCTCAATCGGGTGAGTTAGCCACTCGGCGTGCGTTGCCGGTAGTTTCATTGGCGCAGTTGCGCCCACGTCCAGGGGAGCCGGTGCGGCTTGAAACACGTCTTCCCAAAGGTCGCTATTCAGTGCGTTTAGTGGGCATTCACGACCAGAGTGCGGTCATTGTGACCGCGCCGAAAAGCCGTAAACCTTTGCTGACGGAAGGGGTCTCTCTGAATGTGAAACTACTGTGTGGCAATACGCTAATCAGTTTCAGTACGCGTTTGCTCAAAGCGCGTTCAGAACCTTTCCCTCACTGGATTCTGGCTTATCCGACTGCACTGGATACCGTGCCGTTTCGTCAGCATACCCGCGTACCTGTGCATTTAAATCTATTGTTGGACAAGGGGGATGCTGATCCACATGCTGCTCAAACCGCCCTGTGCGTTGATATCAGTTTATCCGGTGCCTCGGTGGAATCTCCCATGGCGTTGGCCGCAGTCGGTGACAGTGTGTTTCTGACGGCGAGGGTATCGGTTGCGGGTATAGATCATGTGATTCTGGCACCTGCCAGGGTACGAAGTGTTATGCAGACGGAGAGCGGTTCACTCAAGGTTTATCGTCATGGCATGTTATTTGATGAGATGGAGGAGGAGACGCGTCTGGTTTTGGCTGGTTATGTGTATCAGCAGTGGTTGTATGAATGCGGTGAGTTGCATGACACAGAGTCGTTTACTCTGCCATAA